A segment of the Mus pahari unplaced genomic scaffold, PAHARI_EIJ_v1.1 scaffold_9368_1, whole genome shotgun sequence genome:
ttcccggtctctctctctctctctctctctctctctctctctctctctctctctctctctctctctctctctccctctatctctctttctcatctcttaAGTGACTCCTCCttactgttctgttttttgttttgtttttttgttttgttttattagatattttctttatttacattttaaatgttatcctgaaagtcccctattcccttcctctgccttgctccccaactcaccATCTCTtgctttttggccctggcattcccctgtactggggcacataatctttgcaagaccaatagcctctcctcttaatgatggccgactaggccatcctctgctacttatgcagagacacaagctcagggggtactggttagttcatattgctgttcttcctgtagggttgttctcttaagtagcctctcttttctgtgCAGGTCTGGTGAGAGTTGGgaatatcctatctctgactcattttatAACATCTTtgattcattactttgtctgcccctcaatctgacatcactttcaaacatggctgcttctttctaccaactaactttaccttatgaaaggtatgtactaaggttTTGTCTCTATTCCAACCACAGAGATTAAAtgtcattccagctggatcacacagacctagaaggtctttggatttgatcccttgccagagcagccacgttgctggattaaaatttctgtacaatatgtttatttttattttagttcataaGTGTTTTTCCTAAGAATGGTGTTCTTACAGAGGCCAGATAGGtggcagatcccctggaacaggagtcattgatgattgtgagctgccctgaggttgctggaaatggaactcaggttctATTTAAGAACACGtgtttctaactgctgagccatctttccagccctagtcttcagtttttaaaatcagaagaggaggaagacatgaAGATGACTTAGTGGATAAAGGTGTTTACTGCCAAAACTTATGACCTCATTCAAGCACTGGGACATGTTGGAAGGAATATATTgacttccacattttttttttggggggggggtctggctcCCATATACCTGTGATGATGCACACAatgttcatgcatacacatgtgtgttcactTAACACATGCTAAATgtaatacaaaatgaaaacagataatTGAAGTACCATTTATATGCTCTAAAACTTACCCTTTTTAAGGGTTCCATGTTCTGTAATGTAGCACACATTTACCATCTTCCCACCACCAGTCTTAAGATTCAGAATATTAACATACTTTCCAgaaatctttgtttctttgctattGTGTGATTATGCCTTCATGTCAGACCCCAATAAACACTACCTTTTCCACTTTGCCATGGTCTTGTATTTATACAAGAAAGGccttatttctctttaatttttctcttttctttctttcatatttttttctttttttaatgctagaatgtaaacacaaagtcctatgcttgctaggcaaatgctctacaaAAGAGCTAAGTTCCAAAGCTAGATGAAAGGGCTTGGTTTTTATTTGGTACTGGAACCACTTGCAGGAACTGTTAATGACAGACAAGCCCTATGACACTGAGGTGAATTTCTATCACAACTGATGATGTTTTGTGTCTACATTATCTCACTTAGGACAGTACTTATTTAGATTTATATGTGTTGTAtctacatggatttttttttacacatggGTAATACTTATATTTTGAAGACAATTTAGGCATTTGCATATTTGgtttgtgtcttagggtttctattgctgtgataaaacacaatgagcACAGCATTGTACACTTCCAGGTAACAACAGTCCATCACTAGGGAAATAAGGTCAGAAACTGAAGAAGGGAAAGAATCATGAATTGAATCAGACActatggaggaacactgcttcctGGTGTTTGATCCTCATGGCTTGCCTCATTTGCTTTCATATATTATTGGAACCATTAACCCTTGTCTGGGAATGGCCATGGTTGGCTGGGCCTTTTCACATCAACCAAAATCAAGAAAGTGCCCTACAGCCCAATGGAGGaattaaagaaaggaatgaaggagctgaaccCATAcggagaacaatatcaaccaaccagacgtcctagagctcactgggactaaatcaccaaccaaagaggacacatggaggaacccatagCTCTAgtcacatatgtagaagaggatggccttgtcagacattaatgggaggagaggctcttggtcctgggaagacttgatgccccagtgcaggggaatgccagggtagggaggcaggagtgggtgggtgagtgggagaacaccctcatagaaacaggggcagggagaatgggataggaggtttctggagggaaaaccagaaaaggggataacatttaaaatgtaaataaatcaaatatacaataaaacaacaacaaaaagaaagtgaCATGTGAAACTTCAAGCCTATTGTGTACCCAGAGAAGCCATCATAGATGATTCCTGGTTCTTCTATCACAGCATGCTTTCTCTTTGAGGCAAGCATAGCCTTAGGAGCCACCATCATACTTCCTTCTAGGTAGatcaaaaatcatagaagaattaaagataaaaattggtTTCTCTCTCTTATAATGGTAATTCCTTAGATGAATTGTATAAAAAAAAGGCTAATTGGGAACTAACCCCAATCCCACCAGCCCACAACAGTTGACAGGATAAAGTCAATGAGGTGCTGGAAAGAACTGTCCCATCATGGATGGTGGGCTCAAGCATCTGCATCAAAACTTTGCCCTTCCTTCTCATTGCTTTTTTTATTCTCAGGATTTGAGGTGAAGGATACTTCTGGATCTACTCAAATTCTGCCTTGGTGAAACCAAGTTCATGGCACTCTTTGTAGCGTTCAGCTATTCACACAGTAAACATCTTCccttgccattttttaaaaatcactagcACTACAGGCCTATTGCCCTGAAAGAGTATCTTACTCTTGCCTTTTCCCTTTCAGCTCTGAAATGCTTCCAGTGCCCTTTGTTCAACTCTAAGGGGAGATGTTTTTACCAAGAAGCCACCTGTGAGACCCAAAATAACCAAGTATGTGTCTGGTGGGCAAAGTTTGCAGGTATGTAAAACAAGAAGTCTCAGGATGATGGATTCTGCTTTCTCTCAAAGGCTACATCCCTTCCTATCCCTGGGGACGTGTGTTGAAGTGGATAGTGTGGGAGGACATGCTattctgttaaaataaaaaagttcccTCTGTGTTTCTATTAGCTGCCACTGGCATAGGAACAAACCTAGAAAGAGAAAGTTTGCAGTCTGGTCGTTCTTGATGTGGTTTTCAGGGGACTTCTAGGTGGACATAATCAGGTAGACAAGATTTGGACCCTAAGACTCCATTCAGCACATTTTGGGATTGGAGTCCCAGCTGTGAGCAGATTAGGGCTTGAGGAATGATGGACAGAGAGACAACTTCAGCCATCTTAGTGAGGATGCAGAAGCCCCAGGAGTCTGACTTCTCATTTACCAAATCACTGATTTGACGAACACTCATGTTTTGACCCTTGTCCTCCTTCTTCTCCAGGTGGCAGGTTACTGTATGGGTTCCAGGAATGTTCTCACATATGTGTTAATCAAACACTGATCTTGGGAAATAATAGAATTGAAATGAGATGTTGCAATGACAAATCTTTCTGCAACCAGTTTTAGAAGCCTCGACCATCTTGACATGTTCCAAGGACAGCCCTGAGCTCTTCATCATCCTCCTGTGTCCTCACAACACTGCACCATCTATTCCAGCACTGCCCACGCTCTGACACCAGCTTGTACTCTGCATCAGGTGTGGCTATTTGGACAGTTCATCTGGGGATAGAGAAATGCTCTGTGCTCCCCACAACCCTCAGTGCTTCTCCCTCTTTGGTAGattcttatttccttccttctctccttctagtCCTCCAGGACTGACAGATTGCACACTCTTCTTCTGCTGTTCATACTTCTTTTCGACAAATGTATCTGATAACTAATACTGTTGTTATGTGCTGGTTCTCCAACAGTGACTATGGCAGAGCTGACACCTGCCCTTGATGACCAGTTCAGTGATGCATTTTTCTGTTGGGTTGGCCATCAAACAGTAGCTCTAGCATCTTAATGCagttttatttatagaatttCACGTGTGTGTCAGGTAGTTTTGCACTGCTGTGGCCTGAGTAGAACAACATAAGGGACACCTAGGTGAGGTGGCACGTGCCTTAGaccccagtacttgagaggcaaa
Coding sequences within it:
- the LOC110314973 gene encoding secreted seminal-vesicle Ly-6 protein 1-like, with protein sequence MNPVMKISILLFVTLSFICFVEALKCFQCPLFNSKGRCFYQEATCETQNNQVCVWWAKFAGGRLLYGFQECSHICVNQTLILGNNRIEMRCCNDKSFCNQF